One Mesotoga sp. UBA6090 DNA segment encodes these proteins:
- a CDS encoding alpha-N-arabinofuranosidase, translating to MQTSIKIWPRKIGKIDNMIYGHFTEHLGRCIYDGIYNEKSPKSDSRGFRRDVMDAVKNIKCPILRWPGGNFVSAYHWQDGIGPLEKRPQLLNYIWGGVESNKFGTDEFIEYCREMNTEPYLAVSLGTATLDEAIAWLEYCNLDTPTKFAQMRRENGHPEPYGVKYWGIGNEVYGPWQVGHCSAAEYAEKLRQYTQFMKGVDPSIKVIAVGADNPDWDMTVLKHAGHLIDYISIHQYHGCDDYFGTVAAVYYCEQRLRLLEGLIKHLRLDHVKISFDEWNIWYKISAEREGAEKRIVLLEEPYALKDGLFAAGIFAVMHRMANTVQMANLAQMVNALGMIKTRGDEMVLTPIYHAFDLFVNHTGRTVLDMAIGSETYEINSKTFVEGRNSFKLSDVPYVDGSATYNEDKNILSVALINYYQKDVEVSLDLSGIEVQKRAVQHILTGSAPDEMNDFDNPERIKLWSKELTSCSPKMTVKLDSMSASVIEFSLDGKL from the coding sequence GTGCAGACATCCATAAAAATCTGGCCTAGGAAGATCGGAAAGATTGATAATATGATCTACGGTCACTTCACAGAGCATCTAGGAAGATGCATTTACGACGGTATCTACAACGAGAAATCTCCAAAATCAGATTCGAGGGGTTTCAGAAGGGACGTCATGGACGCCGTGAAGAACATAAAGTGTCCCATCTTAAGATGGCCTGGCGGAAACTTTGTGTCTGCCTACCACTGGCAAGACGGTATAGGCCCTCTCGAAAAGCGCCCGCAACTTCTCAATTACATCTGGGGAGGTGTGGAGTCAAACAAATTTGGGACTGATGAATTCATAGAGTATTGTCGCGAAATGAATACCGAACCATATCTGGCCGTTAGTCTCGGAACGGCGACATTAGACGAAGCAATTGCCTGGCTCGAATACTGCAATCTCGACACCCCCACGAAATTCGCTCAAATGAGAAGAGAAAATGGCCATCCAGAGCCCTACGGCGTTAAGTACTGGGGAATCGGGAACGAAGTATACGGCCCCTGGCAGGTGGGTCATTGCAGTGCTGCCGAGTATGCAGAAAAGCTTCGCCAGTACACTCAGTTCATGAAGGGTGTGGATCCGTCGATAAAGGTAATCGCAGTTGGAGCCGATAATCCCGACTGGGACATGACCGTGCTGAAACATGCAGGTCATCTAATAGATTACATCTCTATCCACCAGTATCACGGCTGCGACGATTACTTTGGGACCGTCGCGGCCGTCTACTACTGTGAACAGAGGCTGAGGCTCCTGGAGGGGCTGATAAAACACCTGCGTCTGGATCACGTCAAGATCTCCTTTGATGAATGGAATATCTGGTACAAAATCAGCGCGGAAAGGGAAGGCGCCGAGAAGAGAATTGTGCTTCTGGAGGAACCCTACGCTTTGAAAGACGGTCTCTTTGCGGCAGGAATCTTCGCTGTTATGCATCGTATGGCAAATACAGTTCAAATGGCTAATCTTGCGCAAATGGTGAATGCACTCGGCATGATAAAGACCAGAGGCGACGAAATGGTATTGACTCCTATCTATCATGCATTTGATCTATTTGTGAATCACACCGGGAGAACTGTCCTGGACATGGCGATTGGCTCAGAAACTTACGAAATAAACTCTAAGACATTCGTCGAGGGCCGAAACAGCTTCAAGCTCAGCGATGTTCCCTATGTTGATGGATCGGCCACCTATAACGAAGATAAGAATATTTTGAGCGTTGCCCTTATTAACTACTATCAGAAGGATGTAGAAGTCAGTCTCGATCTTTCGGGAATTGAGGTCCAGAAGAGGGCCGTACAGCATATATTGACGGGGTCTGCTCCCGATGAAATGAATGACTTTGACAATCCAGAACGAATAAAACTTTGGAGCAAAGAGCTTACCTCCTGCTCTCCGAAAATGACCGTGAAACTCGATTCGATGTCGGCAAGTGTAATCGAGTTTTCCCTGGACGGAAAGCTCTAA